In Formosa haliotis, the sequence AAAGACGGTTTTTAATACATTTCAGACAGCCTCTTTTTTTATCCTTTTAATATAGCGGCTATATCGGGTTTAAAATAATTTGGTCCCTTTAACACCTTACCATCAGCTCTATAAATAGGTTCGCCTTTAGCATCTAACTTACTCATATTACTACGCTGAATTTCGTTAAATACAGCTTCTATTTTATCCTGCAAACCATGTTCAATTATAGTACCACATAATATATACAACATATCTCCTAAAGCATCTGCAATTTCTACAAGATCATTATTATTTGCAGCTGCTAAATATTCTTCATTTTCTTCTTTCATTAAATCGAAACGCAGTTTGTTTTTTTGCAAGCCTAAATCGGCTTTTGGAGTTTCGCTATAACCTAATTTATAAGCCGTATGAAATGCTTTGACTGATTCTATTTTATTCTTCATGTTATAAAAATATTATTTTTTTGTTTACATTTACAAACTTATTAATTTAACAAACAATGCTCAGTATTAAACCAAAATATTGAGGTTTTAAAATTTTTAAGCCAGTATTTTTAATTAATTCGTACAACGCCCCATGTTTACAAACGGTCAAATTATTTTCGGGATTCTATTTTTTATAGTTTTTGCACTCTCTATCGTGTATACCTATAAAAAAGATTTCGCACTTCATAAAAAATATTACAACGGAAGTATCTGGGTATTAATTGGTTTTATAGCTTTTTTATTATTTATTATCAGCATAAAATTAATATTTAAAAGCTAACAGTCCATTCCCTTTTTAAATACTATTCAAATTATTTTAGTTTAGCTCAAGCATTTTAACTCTAAAAATAATATTGCGGTTGCCCAGATTAAATTCTTATTCTTATCTCTACATGTTACCATAATCTATGACTTACATCTAAAATAGGTCGCTTTTTTAAAGAAGAAATACGCATTTTAAAAATTTGATATAAATTTGTTTATCTTTGATTTTATCCAATTTTAGACTAATGAATTTCGCCAAATATATACTCTTTTTATTATTGATTGCTTTTATAGGTTCTGCTATTTATGTAGCCGTACAACCGAGTCAGATACACTTTTCTCGATCTAAAACAATTCACGCTCCACAAGAAGTTATTTTTAAATATGTTGAAAACTTAAACAATTGGAAATCGTGGTCGCCATGGAAAAAAACAAATGCCGAAGATTCCATTTTAAATAGTAAAGAATATACTTGGCTACAAGATAATTCTATAGGAAGAATTACAAATACTGCGGTTGTTAAACCAAGTAATATTCAGCAAGAAATTGTATATCCAGATTATCCAAAATCTGAGTTGGAGTGGCAAATAGATTCTCTTTCCGAGAGAACTTCTACTGTAACTTTTAGTATGAATAGTGATAATATTCCGTTTAAGAAAAAAGCGTATTATGCTATATTTGGAACACCAGAACAAGACTTAGCGCCTAAATTTGAAACAAGCTTAACGCAACTTGACTCTGCAATTACAGCGAGTATGAATGTTTATAGCATTACCATAGACGGCATTACCAATCATAGCGGAGGATACTATTTGTACAATACGACCTCTTGTAAAATTGAAAATTTCCAGGATAAAGTAAAAACGATGATGCCAGAAGTAACCAATTATGTTGCCGACAACCATATCCCAATGGCTGGTTTTCCATTTGTATTGTACCATAAATGGGACGTAGAAAATAATGCCGCTATTTTTTCGTATTGTGTACCAACTAGCACGCAAGTACTCACTACTAAAGGCGATATATTAACCGGATTTCTTCCGCCTTTTAAAACTCTAAAAACAACTTTAAAAGGAAATTACACCTATTTAGAAAAAGCTTGGAAAACAACTACCGAGTATTTAGAAACAAACGGTTTAGAAAAAGCTGACAGTAATATTATGCTACAAACCTTTGTTACAAATCCGAAATACAAAATTAATCCGGCAGACTGGATTACAGAAATATACATTGCCTTAAAAGAGGATACCGACTCCATTTCTCAAGAATTACAAGATTTAAAATTACCTTTAAATTAATCCTAAAATAAGACCTTAATCGTTCATGAAACAATTGGTATTAATTTTTATTGGAGGTGGCTTTGGCAGTATTTTGCGATTTACCATAAGTAAATACCTAAATAGTGTTCATGCCAACCTTCCGTACGGTACGATGCTTGCTAATATTTTAGGGAGTTTACTAATTGGAATTATACTAGGTTTAGCGGCTAAAAATCATTTTATTACACAAAATCACACCTTATTATTAGCAACGGGTTTTTGTGGAGGCTTAACAACTTTTTCTACATTCGCTTTTGAGAATCATATGTTTATTAAAACAGGAGATTTTCTAAATTTTGCTATCTATTCTATTTCAAGTTTTGTTCTTGGCTTTCTTGCTGTTTTTTTAGGCATGTATTTAATTAAAGATTTTTAATCTTTTACAAAAGCCTTTACCCCTGCCTTAATTTCTGTATTCAGGAAATTTTCTCTTGGCACTATAGGGCAAGAATAATCTTCGTTATAAGCACAATACGGATTAAACGCGGTGTTAAAATCGATGGTTATAATACTATCATTCTCTTTATCGTGTAACCCTACTTCAATATATCTTCCTCCTCCATAAGTAGAGTCTCCGTTAGTTAAATCTAAAAAAGGTAAAAACAAATAATCTTCATAACCTTCTTGCTCCATTAAATCCTGACTTTCATAAATTTTAAGACTAAAATCTTCATTCTTAATTTTAAAATTTACGATTCCAAAAACACGTTCTTTAGCCTTTCTGTCTGTAGTTGTTGGCATTTCAAAAAATTCGGTATTTGGCGTGCGTTCTAATCGTGCCTGGACTATATATGTAGAATCTACATCAAAAAAATCTAAACTCTTAAACACTTTACGATCCTTCTTTTTTAAAGGAGATGTACTGGCATCCTTAAAACTAGCATTTAAAGACCTTTGATAAGGTGTGTCTCCTAATAAGGGTTCTTTCTTCTGAAAACATGAACACATAATTAAGAGTAAGATGAAGTATAGAAATTTTTGCATTTAAATTTTTTTGAATATCAAAAATACAACTTATCATTTTTTTATTTAGATTTGAACTTGAAAAATTAAGCATTCATGTTATCTAGAAAAATGTCATATAAACTTACCCGAGTATCTTTCTTAAGATGCAGGACTGTCTATATGTAACATTCAACCTTATATTATATAGAAAAACGTCCAACCCATCAAGTTGGACGTTTTTTTTTGTACCAACCAAACCAAAAACCATTATGAAATTACTATTTCAAAACTATATAAACACTTTTAAAGGCCTCTCTACCGAAGTATGGTGGTTGGCTTTAATTACCTTAATTAATAGAGCAGGAACCATGGTTATTCCGTTTCTATCTCTATATCTTACAGAAAATTTACACTTTTCACTCATTCAAGTGGGATGGATTATGAGTGCTTTTGGTGCTGGATCTGTTGTGGGATCTTGGCTGGGAGGACGATTAACCGATAAAATTGGTTACTATAAAGTTATGGTAATTAGTCTAATTACCTCTGGCTTTTTGTTTATTGGGTTACAATTCCTAAATACATTTGTTAGTATAGCCGTTGGGGTTTTCGTGTTGTTAATTGCTGCCGATATGTTTAGACCTGCCATGTTTGTAGCACTTAGCGCATACAGTAAACCAGAAAACAAGGTAAGATCGGTTACCTTAATTCGATTGGCCATTAATTTAGGATTCTCTGCTGGCCCTGCTATTGGCGGACTTATTATTGTAACCTTAAGCTATGGCGGATTGTTTTGGGTAGATGGTATAACTTGCTTTTTAGCGAGCATCTTATTACTAAATGTTTTACATCCAAAAAAGGCCAGAATTGCAGATGAGATTGTAGTAGAACACCCAAAATCGGCGTATAAAGATATTAATTACATTATCTTTCTATTTGCCATGTTACTGTTTGGCGTAGCTTTCTTACAGTACTTCTCTACAGTGCCCTTATTTTATAAAGACATCCATCATTTAAGCGAATTTCAAATAGGACTTTTAATGGGGCTAAATGGTTTTATTATTTTTGCTTTAGAAATGCCTCTCGTAAAATATTTCGAAAAGTCATGGTATTCTAAAACTGGATTAGTCCTTTTAGGTGCCATACTTTTAGGCCTAAGTTTTCTTGTATTAAACTTAAGCAATTGGACAGGTATTTTAGTGATTGGTATGATTTTTATGACAGTGGGAGAAATGATAGCCTTCCCATTTTCGAATGCCTTTGCTCTAGAACGTGCCAAGAAAGGCAACCAAGGCGAATATATGGCGCTTTATAGTATATCCTTTTCTATTGCACATATCATAGCTCATAATTCTGGCATGCATGTAATTGCAAATTACGGATATAAAGTAACTTGGTATACTAGTGTTGCTATAATGCTAATTTGTATTTCAACCTTATATTACCTAAAATTAAGAATGATAAGACAAAAAGATAAGCAATAAATTAACGTGTAGATTCGCGCAAAACAATATCGGTTTCTATAATTTCTGTAGAAAATGAGCTAGCCTCTTCACGCTGTTCTAGCTTTTCTATTAATTTTTTAGTTGCGGCAGCTCCCATAATTTCACCATGCTGACTCACACAGGTTAGTCTTGGGTTAGAGTTACGTGCTAACAATCCGTTTGCAAAAGAAATAACAGCTAAATCTTCGGGTAACTTATACCCATTTTCTTTAGCTAATTTCATAGCTGAAATTGCAGAAGATTCATTCGTTGAAATAATACCATCTATTTTATGCTTAAATAACGGACGAATCATTTTTTCGTACTGCTTATAATCTGGTTCGCTAGTATTAATAACCAAATTATCATCAAAGGTTAAATCGTTCTCAATTAATCCCTTTTTATAACCTTCAAATCGTAAACGACCAATGCTAAGATTTTGTAAAGGCGACACAAAAGCAATACGTTTGCACCCTTGTTTTACAAGAAAACTCACCGCCTCTGCTGCTGCATTTAAGTCATCAATAATAATTTTATCACATTCTACATGTTCAGAAACACGATCGAACATCACTATTGGAAATCCAAATTTCATGGTGTCTTCAAAATGACTAAACTCGCCGTTTTGCTCTGTTTCTTCAGATATAGCTAGCAAAAAACCATCAATACTTCCTGTAGATAGCATATCGATAATTTCAACTTCCTTTTGGTAAGACTCATTAGAAATACATGTCATAATACGATACCCATTCTTAGCAGCTTCCTTTTCTATACCTTGCAAAACTTGCATATAGAAATAGTTAAGCATATTCGGAATAATTACGCCTATACTTTTTGTTCTTCTGTTTTTTAAACTTAAAGCATTATAATTGGGTCTGTAATTTTTTTCCTTGGCGTAGTTTTGGATTAAAATCCTAGTTTCTTCGCTGATTTCTGGAATATCATGAAGCGCTTTAGATACTGTTGAAACGGATACATTTAATGCTTTTGCAATATCTTTTAAGGTCGTTTTTTTCATGAATATTGTATTAATATGTGTATGTGATATAAGAGATAAAATTATAATAAATTTTTGAGACTAAAAAACCTATATTTTTAATAATAATGAAATATAGCGTAGAGATATTAGGATTTTATGGTAGTATCCTTAACCAAGGGGTTGTTTTCTACAACATTAGACAACACAATTTGGGTTTTAGTTTCACCGTATGTTATGAGTTGGTCTATAAACATACCTAAATGTTTTTGATTTTTTAACACAACCTCCATAACTATGTTTTCATTTCCTGTAACTCTATAGCAATTTACAACTTCTTTAAAGGTGGTTACTTTTTCTAAAAAAGGCTTTAATCGTCCCATAAATACCCGAAGGGTAATAATCGTTTTTAGCTGATGTCCTGTTTCGTAATATGAAATTTGTGTATTATAACCTTCAATAACACCGGCATCTTCCATTTTACGAATACGCTCGGCAACAGCTGGAGAACTTATGCCTACAAATTTGGCTATTTCGGTATTGGATTGCCTTGAGTTTTTTTGCAAACATTCTAATATTTTCCAATTTACAGCATCTAACTGCATGCTTAAAGTTTTTAAGGATTAAAGTTTAATATTTAATCAAAAATACACTTTAAACTTTAATTATTAAATACATCTTTATCAATTAGTCCCTAATTTTGTATTAATTGCTAAGAAAATGACGAATTCACACCGTACCAACATAAAAGATTTAATTATCTATCAAAAATCTTTGGATATTTTTAAATTATCAAGGCATATCGCTTCATATATTACTTATGACAAAGATATACTGTCTATGCATCATTCAAAAAATATGTCAGATCGGTATGCAGATAAATTAGTTATGGATGCTTTTGGTTTGGTTCCTAAAATTGTTGAAACAGAGAATGAAACCAATTATATACAGAAATTAAAATACGCAAAATCTTTACGTTTTTTTATAGATAGACTTTATCATAACACCAGGCATTTAGAACACAACAAGTCTAATGGCTCCGATTTTATAAAATTACTTCGTATAGAACTTAGAAAGCTTAGAATCATTCACAGACATTATGTAAGGTCTTTAATACAACAAAATTAAATACCCTTCTTTTCACATTAATTATATTTGAAATTCAACACCTTCTAAAATTCGTGTTTATTACTGCAACATATTTTTAGAATTTAAAGCGTCTAAAACCAAACGAATCTCGCCATAACTATAAACATCATCTAATTGATTTTTTAAGTCGGATAGATTTTCAAAAGTTATTTTCGGAATTAATTCAGTTAATTTTTCATACGTCTCTACGGCCATTACATCTGTAATTTTTATCTCTCCAGAAGGAATAAAACTAGCCAAGTGACTAAAAATTGTATTTTCATTTAGCTCTCGTTCAAACGCAATGTCTTCAATAGTTTTTCCAGATTTAAATAAATTTAAAGATTGTGTTTTAGTATCAATCTTATTCTTTTTCGTTGTGACATCTTCAAATATTTCATCTTCCTTATGCGTTTGAATATCATGTTCATAACAATAATCTCGAATAACCCCTAGAATAGCACTTCCATATTTATCTACTCTAGTTTTCCCCATACCTCCAATACTAAGAAGTTCTTGCTTTGTTAAAGGTAGAACCTCGCAAATTTCGTATAATGTTTTCTGTGAAAATACCTGAAAGTGAATTAAATCATTTTCTGTAGCAATTTCATTTCTAAGCACCCGTAATAATTCAAATAATTCCACATTTACGGTACCGTCGACAACAGATTTCCTAGATTTTTTTGGTTTCTCCTTAGCAATAAATACGGCTTTTGCTCTTAATTCTAAGAGTTTCTTTGTTGTAAAATTATATGCTAAACTATTAAAATAAAATAGTTTGGTGTCGTGCAATTCTTCAAGTGTATCTAAATGTTTGGTAATATCACTCCTTACAGCTTGATTATCGGTTGTAAACGCAAGTTCCTTTAAAGGCTTCCCAATATTATTTTCCGTTTCTGTTTTAAAATATACTATGGCCTTGTTAAATCGGTCTTGTATAATACTATTGCCTTCTGGCAATTGATCGGTATCAGAAAGTTGCTTAAGCTGTGTATTAAACGCATTACTTACTTTAAGTAAATTAGTAACCGTAGTCTTTATGAGAAGCATTTGCGACTCCATATTACCTTGAAGGTTGTTTCTGTTTTTATAAAAGATATCCAAAATCCGATTTATCGGATATAAAAACTCATAAAACCCAAAAATTTCAGCAATTAACTCCAGTTGAAATTGTTGTTGCGAAAGGTGAAGAATAGAAGTATCCGGTTCATTAGCTTCTGCCTGTTTATTAAAATTTAATACATGACTGTCGGTAATTATTTGGTTGGCATTAATTTTACTTCTTAACACTAATCCTTCTAAGGATTTGCATCGGCTTAAAGCAACATACGTTTGGCCATGAGCGAAGGCTCCAGCTGCGTCTATAATAGCTTTCTCAAAGGTTAAACCTTGACTTTTGTGTATCGTAATAGCCCAAGCTAATCGCAACGGAATCTGAGTAAAGGCTCCTATTTTATCTTCGGTAATATCCTTTGTTTCGGGATCTACATTATAATTAATATTTTCCCAAACTTCGGCTTTGGTATTAATATTAAAGTCGTCACCTTTACAGCGTACAGTAACTTCATCTTTTGAAAGCTGAACAATTTTCCCAATCTTACCGTTAAAATACCGTTTCTCCCCACTACTATCATTCTTAATAAACATAACTTGAGCCCCAACTTTAAATTCTAATTGCTCGTTATTAGGATATGAAAATTCAGGAAACTTACCTTCTATTTTTGCCTTATAGGTAAACAATTTGGTGTCAAGCTTCTCCAACTCTTCACTATTGGTAGTTTCTGCTTTACTATTATGGGTCGTTAAAGATATAAAACCTTCATCGGGTTCTGGTTTAAAATCTGCGATGTATCTTTTGTTGAGCACATCAGCAGCAGCAGCACTTAGGGTATTATTTCTTATTTCATTAAGAATTTCAATAAATTTCGGATTCTCCTGTCTATAAATATGTTTTAACTCTATTGTTACAGCTTCACATTGTTGGTAAGCATGACTACTAAAAAAAAATCCATTAGCATAAACCGACTTTAGGAGCTGCCATTCATTGTCCCTAATTACGGGAGACAATTGTTGCAAGTCACCAATCATGAGTAGTTGCACGCCTCCAAACACTTTGGTTTTATTCCTAAAACGACGTAAAGTTTTATCTATACCATCAAGTAAATCTGCCCGAACCATACTAATTTCATCAATAACTAAAACATCCATCGATTTAATAATATTGATTTTAGCTTTACTAAACTTCCTATTAAATCCTGAAGCATTATCCAAATCTGAATTTGGAAGTATCGGCCCAAAAGGTAATTGGAAAAAAGAATGTATAGTAACGCCTTTAGCATTAATAGCAGCAACACCTGTAGGTGCAACAATAACCAGTCGTTTTAAACTATTTGCTTTTAATTTGTGTAAGAACGTTGTTTTTCCTGTACCAGCCTTTCCTGTTAAAAAGATAGAACGATTAGTGTTGTTTACAAACTCCCAAGCAAGGTCGAGTTCTTTATTGACAGCCATTATTATGCTTTTAAAAAATAGAATTGAAGATACTGATTTATTTCCTTTTGAATAAAAGAAAAGGGGAATTGATTCATAGGAAAAGGAAGATGAGTATAAACCCAAAAAAAAAATCCTCAACAAAAAAATTGTTGAGGATTTCTAAAAAAGGCAACGACCTACTCTCCCACAAATGCAGTACCATCGGCGCTAATGGGCTTAACTTCTCTGTTCGGAATGGTAAGAGGTGAGCCCCATTGCAATAATCACCTTAAATTGTTAAGCTAGTATTGAGATTTTAGTAATTAGTATTGAGTGTAATCTCAATGCTAATTTCTCACTACTTACTTCTAATATTTTAACATATTGAAAAAGGACGATTTACGTCTTGAACATAAATAATAATATAATAAATCTTGTACTCTTTTAAAAAAACAGGCGTACAATAAGCCTATGGGTTATTAGTACTACTCGGCTATGACATTACTGCCTTTACACCTATAGCCTATCAACGTGGTCATCTCCCACGACCCTTTAAAGAAATCTCATCTTGTGGTGGGTTTCGCGCTTATATGCTTTCAGCGCTTATCCCTTCCCAACGTAGCTACTCTGCAATGCTCCTGGCGGAACAACAGATACACCAGAGGTTGGTCCAACTCGGTCCTCTCGTACTAGAGTCAGATCCACTCAAATTTCTAACGCCCACAGTAGATAGAGACCGAACTGTCTCACGACGTTCTGAACCCAGCTCGCGTGCCACTTTAATGGGCGAACAGCCCAACCCTTGGGACCTTCTCCAGCCCCAGGATGTGACGAGCCGACATCGAGGTGCCAAACCCCCCCGTCGATATGAGCTCTTGGGGGAGATCAGCCTGTTATCCCCGGCGTACCTTTTATCCTTTGAGCGATGGCCCTTCCATGCGGAACCACCGGATCACTATGCTCTACTTTCGTACCTGATCGACTTGTAGGTCTCTCAGTCAAGCTCCCTTATGCCATTGCACTCTACGCACGGTTACCAAGCGTGCTGAGGGAACCTTTAGAAGCCTCCGTTACTCTTTTGGAGGCGACCACCCCAGTCAAACTACCCACCAAGCACTGTCCCTTCAAAAGAAGGTTAGACTCTAGATAAGCAAAGGGTGGTATTTCAACAATGACTCCACAACACCTAGCGATGCCGCTTCAAAGTCTCCCACCTATCCTACACATTACTTATCCAAAACCAATACTAAGCTATAGTAAAGGTGCACGGGGTCTTTTCGTCCCACTGCGGGTAATCGGCATCTTCACCGATACTACAATTTCACCGAGCTCATGGTTGAGACAGTGTCCAGATCGTTGCACCATTCGTGCAGGTCGGAACTTACCCGACAAGGAATTTCGCTACCTTAGGACCGTTATAGTTACGGCCGCCGTTTACTGGGGCTTCATTTTAGACCTTCGCATTACTGCTAAGCCCACCACTTAACCTTCCAGCACCGGGCAGGTGTCAGGCCATATACGTCATTTTTCAATTTAGCATAGCCCTGTGTTTTTGATAAACAGTCGCCTGGACCTTTTCACTGCGGCCCATCCGAAGATGGGCGACCCTTCTCCCGAAGTTACGGGTCTATTTTGCCTAGTTCCTTAACCATGAATCTCTCGAGCTCCTTAGAATTCTCATCCCAACTACCTGTGTCGGTTTAGGGTACGGGCTGCTTCTTTTGCTTTTCTTGGAAGTCGCTACTCTGGATTATCACCTTGACCGTAGTCTCAGTGTACTATCGCCGTGTTACCACTGGCTT encodes:
- a CDS encoding nucleoside triphosphate pyrophosphohydrolase family protein, whose translation is MKNKIESVKAFHTAYKLGYSETPKADLGLQKNKLRFDLMKEENEEYLAAANNNDLVEIADALGDMLYILCGTIIEHGLQDKIEAVFNEIQRSNMSKLDAKGEPIYRADGKVLKGPNYFKPDIAAILKG
- the crcB gene encoding fluoride efflux transporter CrcB; the encoded protein is MKQLVLIFIGGGFGSILRFTISKYLNSVHANLPYGTMLANILGSLLIGIILGLAAKNHFITQNHTLLLATGFCGGLTTFSTFAFENHMFIKTGDFLNFAIYSISSFVLGFLAVFLGMYLIKDF
- a CDS encoding DUF1684 domain-containing protein; translation: MQKFLYFILLLIMCSCFQKKEPLLGDTPYQRSLNASFKDASTSPLKKKDRKVFKSLDFFDVDSTYIVQARLERTPNTEFFEMPTTTDRKAKERVFGIVNFKIKNEDFSLKIYESQDLMEQEGYEDYLFLPFLDLTNGDSTYGGGRYIEVGLHDKENDSIITIDFNTAFNPYCAYNEDYSCPIVPRENFLNTEIKAGVKAFVKD
- a CDS encoding MDR family MFS transporter: MKLLFQNYINTFKGLSTEVWWLALITLINRAGTMVIPFLSLYLTENLHFSLIQVGWIMSAFGAGSVVGSWLGGRLTDKIGYYKVMVISLITSGFLFIGLQFLNTFVSIAVGVFVLLIAADMFRPAMFVALSAYSKPENKVRSVTLIRLAINLGFSAGPAIGGLIIVTLSYGGLFWVDGITCFLASILLLNVLHPKKARIADEIVVEHPKSAYKDINYIIFLFAMLLFGVAFLQYFSTVPLFYKDIHHLSEFQIGLLMGLNGFIIFALEMPLVKYFEKSWYSKTGLVLLGAILLGLSFLVLNLSNWTGILVIGMIFMTVGEMIAFPFSNAFALERAKKGNQGEYMALYSISFSIAHIIAHNSGMHVIANYGYKVTWYTSVAIMLICISTLYYLKLRMIRQKDKQ
- a CDS encoding LacI family DNA-binding transcriptional regulator, with product MKKTTLKDIAKALNVSVSTVSKALHDIPEISEETRILIQNYAKEKNYRPNYNALSLKNRRTKSIGVIIPNMLNYFYMQVLQGIEKEAAKNGYRIMTCISNESYQKEVEIIDMLSTGSIDGFLLAISEETEQNGEFSHFEDTMKFGFPIVMFDRVSEHVECDKIIIDDLNAAAEAVSFLVKQGCKRIAFVSPLQNLSIGRLRFEGYKKGLIENDLTFDDNLVINTSEPDYKQYEKMIRPLFKHKIDGIISTNESSAISAMKLAKENGYKLPEDLAVISFANGLLARNSNPRLTCVSQHGEIMGAAATKKLIEKLEQREEASSFSTEIIETDIVLRESTR
- a CDS encoding Lrp/AsnC family transcriptional regulator; amino-acid sequence: MQLDAVNWKILECLQKNSRQSNTEIAKFVGISSPAVAERIRKMEDAGVIEGYNTQISYYETGHQLKTIITLRVFMGRLKPFLEKVTTFKEVVNCYRVTGNENIVMEVVLKNQKHLGMFIDQLITYGETKTQIVLSNVVENNPLVKDTTIKS
- a CDS encoding helix-turn-helix domain-containing protein; this translates as MAVNKELDLAWEFVNNTNRSIFLTGKAGTGKTTFLHKLKANSLKRLVIVAPTGVAAINAKGVTIHSFFQLPFGPILPNSDLDNASGFNRKFSKAKINIIKSMDVLVIDEISMVRADLLDGIDKTLRRFRNKTKVFGGVQLLMIGDLQQLSPVIRDNEWQLLKSVYANGFFFSSHAYQQCEAVTIELKHIYRQENPKFIEILNEIRNNTLSAAAADVLNKRYIADFKPEPDEGFISLTTHNSKAETTNSEELEKLDTKLFTYKAKIEGKFPEFSYPNNEQLEFKVGAQVMFIKNDSSGEKRYFNGKIGKIVQLSKDEVTVRCKGDDFNINTKAEVWENINYNVDPETKDITEDKIGAFTQIPLRLAWAITIHKSQGLTFEKAIIDAAGAFAHGQTYVALSRCKSLEGLVLRSKINANQIITDSHVLNFNKQAEANEPDTSILHLSQQQFQLELIAEIFGFYEFLYPINRILDIFYKNRNNLQGNMESQMLLIKTTVTNLLKVSNAFNTQLKQLSDTDQLPEGNSIIQDRFNKAIVYFKTETENNIGKPLKELAFTTDNQAVRSDITKHLDTLEELHDTKLFYFNSLAYNFTTKKLLELRAKAVFIAKEKPKKSRKSVVDGTVNVELFELLRVLRNEIATENDLIHFQVFSQKTLYEICEVLPLTKQELLSIGGMGKTRVDKYGSAILGVIRDYCYEHDIQTHKEDEIFEDVTTKKNKIDTKTQSLNLFKSGKTIEDIAFERELNENTIFSHLASFIPSGEIKITDVMAVETYEKLTELIPKITFENLSDLKNQLDDVYSYGEIRLVLDALNSKNMLQ